One segment of Paenibacillus sp. FSL R7-0337 DNA contains the following:
- a CDS encoding ATP-binding cassette domain-containing protein — protein MLTINNLVKRRGKEEILSGITFEAKPGRVTGFLGPNGAGKSSTLRILLGLDHATSGSALIHGKPFAELQHPLRTVGAALDGSGAHPMRTGRAHLRWIACAAGLPRSRVEEVLDIVGLTKAAGTRVKRYSLGMGRRLGIAAALLADPEILILDEPVNGLDPEGIRWIRTFLRQRAEAGNTVLLSSHLMGELAETVDDVVIIKQGRIVADGTLEEVTGSHSTLEQAFFALTSGQAGELR, from the coding sequence TTGCTTACCATCAATAACTTAGTCAAACGCCGCGGCAAGGAGGAAATTCTATCCGGGATCACCTTCGAAGCCAAACCTGGAAGAGTCACGGGATTCCTAGGGCCGAACGGGGCTGGCAAAAGCTCTACACTCCGTATCCTGCTCGGACTGGATCATGCCACCTCCGGCAGTGCCTTGATTCATGGCAAGCCCTTTGCTGAATTACAGCATCCGCTGCGAACCGTAGGTGCTGCACTGGATGGATCTGGAGCCCATCCGATGCGGACAGGACGCGCACACCTGCGCTGGATCGCTTGCGCTGCCGGCCTGCCCCGCTCACGTGTCGAAGAGGTGCTGGATATCGTTGGTCTTACCAAGGCAGCAGGCACTAGAGTCAAGCGGTATTCTCTCGGGATGGGAAGAAGACTGGGGATTGCCGCAGCGCTGCTTGCAGACCCGGAGATACTGATTCTGGATGAACCTGTGAACGGACTCGACCCGGAAGGCATCCGCTGGATTCGGACATTTCTGCGGCAACGTGCAGAGGCCGGGAATACGGTGCTGCTCTCCAGTCATCTTATGGGCGAGCTGGCCGAGACGGTGGACGATGTGGTGATCATTAAGCAGGGGAGAATCGTTGCGGATGGCACACTCGAAGAGGTGACCGGCAGCCACTCCACACTGGAGCAGGCCTTCTTCGCCCTGACCTCGGGACAAGCGGGTGAACTGCGATGA